The genomic stretch TGTCATCATCCGGAAGCGCAGTCTTTCTGTATGGGCTTTGATGCAACCAATTCTCCCGCTTTAGGATCTAATGCTTGGGCGATCGCCCCTTCTCGATCCGCTAGCGGAAATGCCATGTTGTTGGCCAACCCTCATCTACCTTGGTCTGATCCATTCTTCTGGTATGAAGCCCAGCTTGTCGGGCCAGGCATAGATGCGTATGGCGCAACGTTAGTAGGAATTCCAGTGTTAGCTATCGCTTTCAATGACTCCCTAGGATGGACACATACCATTAACACATACGATGGTTGGGATGCCTATGAGCTAATGCTGACAGAAGGTGGATATCTCTTTGACGGTGAGGTGAATGCCTTTGCTACCGAAGAACAAACCCTCAACGTAAAGCAAACTGGCGGAACCCTGCAAACCATTCCTCTGACGATTCAATATTCTATTCATGGGCCTGTGATCGAGCAATCTGAGGGACGGGCGATCGCCCTACGCGTTGTAGGGCTGGAGCAGCCCTACGCGCTCACCCAATGGTGGAACATGGCACGGGCGAAAAACCTAGAAGAATTTGAAACCGCACTCCAGATGTTACAAATTCCGATGTTTACCATCCTGTACGCCGATCGAGCGGGGCACATTCTGCATGTGTTTAATGGTCAAGTTCCTATCCGTACCGAAGGAGATTTTGCGGATTGGTCTACTCTTATTCCGGGCAATACCTCCACAGCACTGTGGGCTGAAACTCATCCCTACTCTGATCTTCCCCGCGTGCTTGATCCTCCCAGTGGATGGTTGCAAAATGCAAATGACCCACCATGGACAACGACCATTCCCCAGCCCCTCGACTCTAGCGATTACCCAGCCTATCTGGCCCCCCTGGGCCAATGAGCCTGCGAGCACAGCACTCAGCTCAAATGCTACGGGACGACCCTCAGATTACGTTGGAGGAGTTAGAACGATACAAACACTCCACCGAAATGGAACTCGCTAACCGCCTCTTGCCCGATCTCTTCGCCGCAACTCAGCCGCAAGCCGGATCATTGCTGCAACAAGCGTTAGAAGTACTGGCTCAATGGAATCGACGTGCGGATGCAGACAGTCGAAGAGCTGTTTTATTTGCAGCGTGGGCAGATGAAATTGACCCAGATCAG from Candidatus Obscuribacterales bacterium encodes the following:
- a CDS encoding penicillin acylase family protein, with translation GEARGRAAEYWGEDYLEGDRWVRTMGIPQRSQTWYQAQDPVFREYLDAFAAGINAYADAHLERLSEEVKVVLPVTAVDVLAHSQRLLNFTFVVNPGRVVNLSETQTSHATSTPSTAWLTRLCHHPEAQSFCMGFDATNSPALGSNAWAIAPSRSASGNAMLLANPHLPWSDPFFWYEAQLVGPGIDAYGATLVGIPVLAIAFNDSLGWTHTINTYDGWDAYELMLTEGGYLFDGEVNAFATEEQTLNVKQTGGTLQTIPLTIQYSIHGPVIEQSEGRAIALRVVGLEQPYALTQWWNMARAKNLEEFETALQMLQIPMFTILYADRAGHILHVFNGQVPIRTEGDFADWSTLIPGNTSTALWAETHPYSDLPRVLDPPSGWLQNANDPPWTTTIPQPLDSSDYPAYLAPLGQ